Proteins encoded together in one Myxococcales bacterium window:
- a CDS encoding HAMP domain-containing protein, with protein MSAALGPREGRGVARRVLVAFLATALAFVVTLAFALATQRRAAEGNEEIAKGFVPVALRLAKLRATQATLATLLDRTPDDRDPSATRLLVEPLASVRQATLTDAKAAIETDLVAVGSDETRALAESLSADLDAVATTLAGDKLAIDALFAAMERGDRDGVNDAVVRVGAIEHDADKKIGALANRVAASMEAVSAEAKKRERRSIVLVVFMLAFTLAVGLGMSVHVSRILRPLGAVTARARAVAQGDLRPVPVGPAEDEIGELAVAFEKMVEAVGAAQSRAVANERLAAIGKMAAHVTHEIRNPLSSITLNIELLEEELAGKDVGPESRELLASIDREVERLANLSEDYLRLARIPSPRLDAEDLAELLRDVARFSKKELERASTELCLDVPDGLPSVMFDEAQIRQAILNLVRNAREAMPRGGRVDLCVSAEGMNVVVSVSDRGGGIPPEIRDRVFDPFFSTKGEGTGLGLAITRRIVEAHGGTLTCDAREGGGTTFRLTLPLASSKSQFSPA; from the coding sequence CCCTCGCCACGCAACGCCGCGCTGCCGAGGGCAACGAAGAGATCGCGAAGGGGTTCGTCCCGGTGGCGCTCCGCCTCGCCAAGCTCCGCGCCACCCAGGCGACCCTCGCCACGCTCCTCGATCGCACGCCCGACGATCGCGATCCGTCGGCCACGCGCCTGCTCGTCGAGCCGCTCGCGAGCGTTCGTCAAGCTACCTTGACGGATGCGAAGGCAGCGATCGAGACCGACCTCGTGGCCGTCGGCAGCGACGAGACCCGCGCGCTCGCCGAGTCGCTCTCGGCCGACCTCGACGCCGTCGCCACCACCCTCGCGGGGGACAAGTTGGCGATCGACGCGCTGTTCGCGGCCATGGAGCGCGGCGATCGCGACGGCGTGAACGACGCCGTCGTCCGCGTGGGGGCCATCGAGCACGACGCCGACAAGAAGATCGGCGCCCTCGCGAACCGCGTCGCCGCCTCGATGGAGGCGGTCTCCGCCGAGGCCAAGAAGCGCGAACGCCGCTCGATCGTCCTCGTCGTCTTCATGCTCGCCTTCACGCTCGCCGTCGGGCTCGGCATGAGCGTGCACGTGAGCCGCATCCTCCGCCCCCTCGGCGCCGTCACGGCCCGGGCCCGCGCCGTCGCGCAGGGAGATCTGCGGCCCGTACCCGTCGGCCCCGCCGAAGACGAGATCGGCGAGCTCGCGGTCGCCTTCGAGAAGATGGTCGAGGCCGTCGGGGCGGCGCAGAGCCGCGCGGTCGCCAACGAGCGGCTCGCCGCCATCGGCAAGATGGCCGCCCACGTCACGCACGAGATCCGAAACCCGCTGAGCTCGATCACCCTCAACATCGAGCTGCTCGAAGAAGAGCTCGCGGGCAAAGACGTCGGGCCCGAGAGCCGCGAGCTGCTCGCCTCGATCGACCGCGAGGTCGAGCGGCTCGCGAACCTCTCCGAAGATTACCTGCGTCTTGCACGTATTCCGTCGCCGCGCCTCGACGCCGAGGACCTGGCCGAGCTCCTGCGGGACGTCGCGCGGTTCTCGAAGAAGGAGCTCGAGCGCGCGTCGACCGAGCTCTGTCTCGACGTCCCCGACGGGCTCCCGTCCGTGATGTTCGACGAAGCTCAGATCCGCCAGGCCATCCTGAACCTCGTTCGAAACGCGCGCGAGGCCATGCCTCGCGGTGGACGGGTCGATCTGTGCGTGTCCGCCGAGGGCATGAACGTCGTCGTCTCGGTGAGCGACCGGGGCGGAGGCATCCCCCCCGAGATCCGCGACCGCGTGTTCGATCCGTTCTTCTCCACGAAGGGCGAGGGCACGGGGCTCGGCCTCGCCATCACGCGCCGGATCGTCGAGGCCCACGGCGGCACGCTCACCTGCGACGCGCGCGAAGGGGGCGGCACGACGTTCCGCCTCACGCTCCCCCTCGCGTCCTCGAAGAGCCAGTTCTCGCCCGCCTGA